The segment AACTGCATTATGCGACATGCCCTCCAACGGCCCATGTGTCCCTCACGGACACAGAGCGGCAGCCGAGGGACAGCTGTCCGTTGTGACGTCGTCTTCGGAGGTTCCTCGTGACCCGTGTCAGACCCCTGACCCTGTTCGCCCTACCGCTGATTCTCGCCGTGGTGGCCGCGGCGGCACCGGCACACGCGGCTCCGACGCAGGCAGCGTCGGTCGCGGCAGCCCGTGCCGCGGCCCCACGCCGCCCTGCCCGACCTGGGGCCGGGCGTTCACCTGATCGGTGGGACGACGTTCTACGCCATCTACTCGTTCCCCTGCTGATCCGACCGTCGTTGTGGTCCGGGCTCTCGCCCGGGCCACAACCGCCGACCGACGCTGAACTGGACGCTTTCGGTGGAACCGGCCGCTGACCAAGATCAAGTAGCGTGATCGGCGTGCACACGACATCACCGAAAGCGCGGCTCGCTCCGGCCGCGCTGCTCCTGTCGATGGTCGCGGCCTGCGGCGCGGAGAGTGGGCGCGGCGCGGAGAGTGAGCGCAGCGCGATCCGGGCGCCGGCGAGCAGCGCGCCGCCGGCCGTCTGCGCCGATCCGATCAACGACCCGGACCACTGCGCGTACGAGTTGAAGGACAGCCACCTTCGCACCAGCGCGCCCCGGATCGGGGACAGTGAGGCGCTGGACAAGACCGGTGCCGACGTGTTCAACACCGCGCGCAGCGGCGGCTGCCTGGAGGAGGTCGACAGCACCGGGATGTGTCACGGGGAGGCCGTGCTGGAGGCGACGGAGGAGTACGTGCCCCTGGTCCAGCAGGCGCTCGCGCGGCGCGGTTACACCGATGCGGTGGTGCGGCTGGGCCGGCCCGAGGATCCGACGGTGCCGGGCGCGCTGCTCTGGGCGGTCCGCGTCGGCGACGTCTGCGTGTTCGGTGACATCGTCGGCCCGGAACGGCGCTGGCACGAGTGGTACGCCGGCCTGCTCCCGGACGGCCGCTGCCTGACCGCCTGATCGCGCGCCCGGCTTCGTAGGATTCCGGCATGGCGCTGCGACCGGTTCAGGTGAACATCAAGGCTGTCGACCACGCGGCGGTGGGCCGGTTCTGGGCGGCGGCGCTCGGCTGGGGTGTGCACAGCCGGCAGACCACCTACGTCGGGCCCGGCAGCGACTTCGTCTGGCCGGACCCGGTCTTCGTCGGCATCGACGTGGTCCCCGTCCCGGAGCCCAAGTCCGCGACGAAGAACCGGACCCATCTCGACCTCGCTACCACGTCACCGGCCCATCAGGCCGAGCTGGTCGAACGGCTGCTGGCTCTCGGGGCGACGCCCGCCGACGTGGGCCAGGCCGACGTGCCGTGGGCGGTGCTCGCCGACCCGGAGGGCAACGAGTTCTGCGTGCTGGAGCGCCGCGAGGTCTACCGCGACACCGGGCCGATCGCCGCGGTGGTCGTCGACTGCGTCGACCCGCGGGCCATGGCCCGGTTCTGGGGTGAGGCGACGGACTGGACCGTGCACGAGGTGAACGACGACTTCGCCTCGCTGCGCGCCACCGGCCCGTACCTCGAATTTCTCCGCCGGCCCGGCCGCAAGACCGTGCCGGACCGCGTCCATCTCGACCTGCTGCCCTACCCGGGCGACGACAAGGCGGCCGAGGTGGCCCGGCTACGGGCCCTCGGCGCCACCGACCTCGACCTCGGCCAGGGCGACGTCCCGTGGACCTCCCTGACCGACCCGGACGGCCACGAGTTCTGCGTCCTCGCTAGTCCAGAAGCTGTTCCACCTGTGCCAGGCCGTCCCTGATCAACCGCCCGTAATCGTCGTCGCCGAGCGCGCCCATCCCGGCCCGCGCCCGCTCCAGGTGCTCACGGGCCCGGCCGAGGTCGCCGAGCTTGCGGTAGCACTCGCACAGGTTCAGGTGCAGCGACGGATACAGACCCGCCGCGGTCGCGTCATCCAGCAGATCGGCCGCCGCCAGCGCCCGCTGGTCCCAGATCAGCTCGTCGTGGACGTCGTCCTGCACGTCGGCCATCGAGTGCGCGAGGACGCAGACCTGCATCGGATCGCCCTGCTCACCGCCGATGTCGTCCCAGATCTGCGCGAACAGAACGCGCGCGGCGTCCCGCTCACCCCGATGATGGTGCAGGTCCACGCCCTCGGCGATGCGGGACATGACGTGATCGGTGTTCATCGCCGGCGCCTGCGGGGAACGGCCCCGACGCCGAGCGCGATCAGTGTCAGGGCGCCGCCGATGGCCGCGACGAGGTGGCGGTCCGCCAGGGGCCGGCCGCCCGGCGGGATCGGATTGATCAGATAGTCGGCCACATCGATTGATTGTGCCGCGGCCTGCAACAGGATGTCAGGCTCCGCGCCCGGAGCCAGCCGCAGCAGCCGCACCGACGCGACGTCACGCATCGCGACCAGGGCGTCCTCGGCGTCCGGCTCGGTGAAGAAGGTGACCGGTGTGCCGGCGGCCGGCAGATACTCGGCGACGACCGGCTGTCCCGACGAACGCCACCAGCCCAGCACCCGTACCGCGTAGGCGCCGTCGACCTGGTAGCCGGCGCCGGAAACCTCGCCGGTCCCGATCGACACCGTCCGCAGCGTCCACCGGACCGGGTAGGCGCCGCAGTCGCACCGTTCGCCGGACACGACGAGCAGGCCGTCGCCGTCGCGGGTCCAGGCGCCCTTCCCAGCCAGCCGGCTGCCGGCCGGGATCGGCACGTCGGTCACCGGCTTCCCGTCGAGGTCGATGATGCGGATCCGGTCGCCGTCCTGGAATGCGATCTTCTCGCTGTCCGGCGAGAAGGCGACGGCCCAGCCCAGGATCGGCCACTGCGGCCAGCGGATGGCCGCCAGGTCGCCGCTGGCCCGCCCGGTACGCGTGTCGATGACCCGCAGGACGCGGTCGCCCGGCCGGCCGTCTTGCCCGAGGACCGTCCGGTCCAGGTTGGCCAGCATCGCCACATACCGGCCGTCCGGCGACCACGCTTGCGGTCTCAGGTACTCGTCGTTCTCTGCGCCCCAGACTTCGTAACGGGAGGGATCGGCCAGGTCGACGACCACGTCCAGGTCGGCCAGCCGGCGCCCGTCCGGCGAGATCTGGGACCACAGTCCGGGGGCGCCGGAGCCGTCGAACGGCCGGTTCTCGTCCGAGCCGGCCTCTGCCAGCCCCAGATAGGTGCCGCCGGTTTCGGTCGTCCACGCCCGGCCGCCGGTGACCACGGTCGCCGGACCCGGCCGCTCGGTCTTCACCCACACCGGCGCGGCGAGCGGTGTGCCGGGAAGCCGCGGCGCGGTCAGCGGTCCGTACCTGGTGTGCCCGGCCCACAGCAGCGCGCAGCACGCCGCGACCGCCAGGACGGCCCGCAGCTGGACAGTCCTGATGGTCACCGCGGCAGTATCGCACCCGAGGTCAGCCCACCCGCAGGGCGGCGGCGAGCAGGCCCGCGCTGGCCAGGCTCGCGATCGTCCGGGCGTGGTTGAGCCAGGTCCAGCCCGGGGCGTACGCCGCCCACGCGTCCACCGACGAGCCCGCCTGGAACGCGGCGAGCTCGTTGTTCAGCGGCACGTTGCCGAACGCGGTCACCCCGACCACACCCACCAGGTAGACGCCGAACGCGATCACGGCCGGCGCCGACCACCCGGTGTCCCGGGACTGGACCACGACTGCGGCGCCCATCACGACCAGGGTGCCGAACAACAGGATCATCAGCGGCGGCCGGACCGCCGCCACGTTGATCTGCTGCATGGCGGGCACCGCGTTGGTGCTGCCCGCGTCGGTGAGCCCGCGCATCACGAAACTCGAGAACGCGAAGAACACCCCTCCGGCGGCCGCGGACCCCAGCAGGGCCGCGGCCATCAGCGTGCCGCTCATGCGTACGCGCGATCGACGAAGGAGGCGAACGAGCGCGGCGGCCGGCCCAGGGCGCGCTGCACTCCGTCGGTGAGGTGGCTGTTGCGCCCGTCCAGCAGGTCGGTGAACAGGTAGGCGAGCAGGTCGATCAGCTCGCCGGGCAGCCCTTGCGCGGCCAACTCGGTGCGCCAGGCGTCGACCGGCACCGCGGTGGTGCGCACCTGCCGACCGGTCCGCTCGCCGATCAGCGCCACAGCCTCGGCGAACGTCAGCAGCGACGGGCCGGTCAGCTCGTACGTCTGCCCCTCATACCCACCCGAGATCAGCGCGTGCGCCGCCACCTCAGCGACGTCGTCGGCGTCGACGAGCGGCTCGGGAACGTCGATGCGCGGCAGCGACAGCTCCCCGTGCGTGATCGCGTCAGCGAGAGCGCCCTCGTTGAAGTTCTGCGCGAAGAACGCGCACCGGACCACCGTCGTGGCCGGCATGACCGCCCGCGCCGCCTCCTCGGCGACGGCCGCGGCCTCCTCGCCCCGGCCGGACAGCAGCACCAGACGCTCGGCCCCGTGGTCGCGGGCCGCCGTGGCGAACGAGGCCACCACGTCGTCCGCGCCGGGCACGGCGATGTCGGGAGCGTAGGCGAGGTAGACAGCGCGGGCGCCGGTGAGGAACGCCGGCCACGTCGCCGGCTTGTCCCAGTCGAACCCGGCGGCGCGGTGGGCGGCGCGGGGCTCGTACCCCCATTGACGCAGCAGCTCCAGGACTCGGCGGCCGGTCTTGCCGGTCGCCGCGGTTACCAATGTGTTCATGCACTTCAGCGTTCGGGAAGCGGCCGGCGGCAACCAGCACTCAGCGATGGGTATCCACGCCACGGTTATGAAGCCGGGTTGACGCCGCACCTTCGTAGCCTGCGAGGATGGCCACCGCACGCAGCAGACATGTCGCGCTCGGGGAGTTCCTCCGGAGCCGCCGCGCCGCCTTCGACCCCCAGCGCCTGCCGGTGCCGGGCTACGGCCGGCGGCGGGTCCCGGGGATCCGCCGGGAGGAGCTTGCGCTGCTCGCCGGGGTCAGCGTGTCCTACTACACCCGGATCGAGCAGGGAGCCGTCGCGGCGTCGCCGTCCGTTCTGGACGCTGTCGCGAACGCCCTGAAACTCGACGAGGAGGACCGCGCCCACATGCACCGACTGGCCCGGGCGAAGCCGGCGAAGACCACCGGCGTGCCGGAGACCGTGAATCCGGATCTGCGGCTGGTGCTGCGTACCGTCCGGGAGGCCCCGGCCGCGGTGCTCGGCCGGTCGATGACCGTGCTGGCCTGGAACCGGATGGCCCATGCGGTCTTCGCCGATCACCTGCCGTTCGAGGCTTCCGGCGCGGTGAACTGGGTCCGCCAGCTGTTCACCGACGATGTCTATCGCAGCCGGTTCGCCGACTGGGACGCCGTCGCCTACGACATCGTCGGCCGGCTGCGCGCGTCGCAGGCCCGGCACCCGGACGATCCGCAGGTCCGCGCGGTCGTGACCGAGCTGCTCACCGCGAGCAGCGAGTTCGCCCGGCTGTGGCACGCGCATCCGGTCCGGGAGCGGTCGCTCGGCGGGGTACGGCTCGACCACGACCGCTACGGCACCCTGCACCTGCGGGACACGGTCCTGCGCGCTGCCGAGGACGACGACCAGTTGCTGATCGTCTTCCACGCGGAGCCGG is part of the Actinoplanes sp. NBC_00393 genome and harbors:
- a CDS encoding VOC family protein produces the protein MALRPVQVNIKAVDHAAVGRFWAAALGWGVHSRQTTYVGPGSDFVWPDPVFVGIDVVPVPEPKSATKNRTHLDLATTSPAHQAELVERLLALGATPADVGQADVPWAVLADPEGNEFCVLERREVYRDTGPIAAVVVDCVDPRAMARFWGEATDWTVHEVNDDFASLRATGPYLEFLRRPGRKTVPDRVHLDLLPYPGDDKAAEVARLRALGATDLDLGQGDVPWTSLTDPDGHEFCVLASPEAVPPVPGRP
- a CDS encoding helix-turn-helix domain-containing protein; the encoded protein is MATARSRHVALGEFLRSRRAAFDPQRLPVPGYGRRRVPGIRREELALLAGVSVSYYTRIEQGAVAASPSVLDAVANALKLDEEDRAHMHRLARAKPAKTTGVPETVNPDLRLVLRTVREAPAAVLGRSMTVLAWNRMAHAVFADHLPFEASGAVNWVRQLFTDDVYRSRFADWDAVAYDIVGRLRASQARHPDDPQVRAVVTELLTASSEFARLWHAHPVRERSLGGVRLDHDRYGTLHLRDTVLRAAEDDDQLLIVFHAEPGSDSDRVLHAISRSLAGGAPPA
- a CDS encoding NmrA family transcriptional regulator — encoded protein: MNTLVTAATGKTGRRVLELLRQWGYEPRAAHRAAGFDWDKPATWPAFLTGARAVYLAYAPDIAVPGADDVVASFATAARDHGAERLVLLSGRGEEAAAVAEEAARAVMPATTVVRCAFFAQNFNEGALADAITHGELSLPRIDVPEPLVDADDVAEVAAHALISGGYEGQTYELTGPSLLTFAEAVALIGERTGRQVRTTAVPVDAWRTELAAQGLPGELIDLLAYLFTDLLDGRNSHLTDGVQRALGRPPRSFASFVDRAYA
- a CDS encoding anthrone oxygenase family protein, encoding MSGTLMAAALLGSAAAGGVFFAFSSFVMRGLTDAGSTNAVPAMQQINVAAVRPPLMILLFGTLVVMGAAVVVQSRDTGWSAPAVIAFGVYLVGVVGVTAFGNVPLNNELAAFQAGSSVDAWAAYAPGWTWLNHARTIASLASAGLLAAALRVG